One genomic segment of Bacteroidales bacterium includes these proteins:
- the rnr gene encoding ribonuclease R, which translates to MTEEVLEFFNRHPTKSYNYKQVSSQLNIRNKHKRRLVMDTLAELERKDYLDEVKTGKYKIKLKTSILEGRIEFTSEGVGYLISDEIDHEVYIFGKNLNHALPGDKVRVRLFAHQKNKALEGEVIQILERAKVQFVGTVSRSKNFAFLVTASRRVPYDIFIPLKKLQDARNGQKAIARITDWPEKVNNPFGEIVEILGDPGDNEVEMHAILAEFDLPYDFPESVENAASEIPNHIPEEEYNARRDFRDVRTFTIDPEDAKDFDDALSVRKLKDGLWEIGVHIADVTHYVKPNTILDQEGFERGTSVYLVDRVVPMLPEKLSNNVCSLRPNEDKLCFSAVFKMDDKANVLDQWFGKTLINSDRRFNYQEAQEVIDRQREEFRDEMLKLNELARKLRDERFKHGSIAFERVEVKFLLDEIGSPTGVYFKEHGESNELIEEFMLLANRKVAEYIGNVPEGKKPNTFVYRVHAKPDKDKLETFADFVEKFGYSINMKNNKTITRSINEVLEKVEGRKEQNVIETLAIRSMAKAEYSTKNIGHYGLAFDYYTHFTSPIRRYPDMMVHRLLSRYLEDGKSAPQKKFEDMCEHASDMEKLAENAERASIKYKQVEFLKDRIGEVFEGIISGVMEWGIFVELNDSKCEGLVHIRDIDDDFYIHDESNYRIIGQSTGKKYQLGDPVRVKLIRADLEKKQIDFLMLE; encoded by the coding sequence TTGACAGAAGAGGTGCTTGAATTTTTCAACAGGCATCCCACAAAATCATATAATTACAAACAGGTTTCCAGTCAGTTGAATATAAGAAACAAACATAAAAGAAGGCTGGTTATGGACACCCTTGCCGAGCTGGAGCGTAAGGATTATCTGGATGAGGTAAAAACGGGGAAATATAAGATCAAGTTAAAAACAAGCATTCTGGAAGGAAGGATTGAATTCACTTCCGAAGGGGTAGGTTATCTGATATCGGATGAAATAGATCATGAGGTTTATATTTTCGGGAAGAATTTGAACCATGCTTTACCCGGCGACAAGGTTCGCGTACGTCTGTTTGCACATCAGAAGAATAAGGCCCTGGAAGGTGAAGTGATACAGATTCTTGAAAGAGCCAAGGTACAGTTTGTAGGTACCGTCTCGCGTTCCAAAAATTTTGCCTTTCTTGTTACCGCGAGCCGGCGGGTACCCTATGACATTTTTATTCCTTTGAAGAAGTTGCAAGATGCAAGGAATGGGCAGAAAGCCATTGCCCGGATCACTGACTGGCCGGAGAAAGTCAACAATCCGTTTGGCGAAATAGTTGAAATATTAGGCGATCCGGGAGATAACGAGGTGGAAATGCATGCCATTCTAGCCGAGTTTGATCTTCCCTATGACTTCCCCGAGAGCGTGGAAAATGCTGCAAGTGAAATCCCGAATCATATACCTGAGGAAGAATATAATGCAAGAAGGGATTTTCGGGATGTCCGCACTTTCACTATCGATCCCGAAGATGCCAAAGATTTTGATGATGCCTTATCCGTGAGAAAGCTAAAGGACGGACTTTGGGAAATAGGTGTTCATATTGCCGATGTTACCCACTATGTGAAGCCGAATACCATTCTGGATCAGGAAGGCTTTGAACGGGGTACTTCGGTATATCTGGTCGATCGGGTGGTACCCATGTTGCCTGAGAAGTTATCCAATAATGTATGTTCGCTCCGTCCCAATGAGGATAAGCTTTGTTTTTCCGCGGTATTCAAAATGGATGATAAAGCCAACGTGCTCGATCAGTGGTTTGGTAAAACCCTCATCAACTCCGATCGGCGCTTCAACTATCAGGAAGCCCAGGAAGTTATTGATCGTCAGAGGGAAGAATTCAGGGATGAGATGCTCAAGCTGAATGAGCTTGCCCGGAAGTTAAGGGATGAGCGCTTTAAACATGGTTCCATTGCTTTTGAAAGGGTAGAGGTGAAATTTTTGCTTGATGAGATCGGATCGCCGACCGGCGTTTATTTTAAGGAACATGGGGAATCCAATGAGCTGATTGAGGAATTTATGCTTTTGGCCAACAGGAAAGTGGCCGAATACATAGGGAATGTTCCGGAGGGCAAAAAGCCCAATACTTTTGTTTACCGGGTTCATGCCAAACCGGATAAGGATAAATTGGAAACTTTCGCCGACTTCGTGGAAAAATTCGGTTATTCCATCAACATGAAGAACAATAAGACCATCACCCGTTCCATAAATGAAGTGCTGGAAAAGGTAGAGGGCAGGAAAGAGCAAAATGTGATCGAAACCCTGGCCATTCGAAGTATGGCCAAAGCAGAATATTCAACAAAAAATATCGGGCATTACGGCCTGGCTTTTGATTATTATACCCATTTTACTTCACCCATCCGAAGATACCCCGACATGATGGTACACCGTCTTCTGAGCCGTTATCTGGAGGATGGGAAATCGGCACCCCAAAAGAAATTTGAAGATATGTGTGAACATGCATCGGACATGGAAAAGCTGGCTGAAAATGCCGAAAGGGCTTCCATCAAGTACAAGCAGGTGGAATTTTTGAAGGATAGAATTGGAGAGGTTTTTGAAGGTATAATTTCCGGTGTGATGGAGTGGGGGATATTTGTTGAACTGAATGATTCCAAATGCGAGGGGCTGGTTCACATAAGGGATATTGATGACGATTTCTACATTCATGATGAAAGCAACTATCGTATCATAGGCCAGTCCACCGGGAAAAAATACCAGCTTGGCGATCCGGTAAGGGTAAAATTGATCCGTGCCGACCTGGAGAAGAAGCAAATCGATTTTCTGATGCTGGAGTAA
- a CDS encoding PorT family protein, with protein sequence MKKAILVIVLTGILLPAWGQRFHGGPMLGLTATQIDGDNLGGYNKPGIRGGGWVNTPVSANLILQLELEFIQKGSKISQNKVKSQKYYHARLNYLQAPVLVQTSLMSRLTGEAGIAGAYLVASLEDTDGGGFLEADPPFDQFELSGLLGLNYELSEHFNANVRFNYSLLPVRPHPAGQTRWPDLGQYNNAMLFSLYYRID encoded by the coding sequence ATGAAAAAAGCAATCCTTGTAATAGTGCTTACAGGCATTTTGCTTCCGGCATGGGGGCAGCGCTTTCATGGAGGACCCATGTTGGGATTGACAGCAACACAAATAGATGGTGATAATCTGGGAGGATACAACAAGCCGGGTATCCGTGGAGGAGGCTGGGTCAATACTCCGGTCTCAGCAAACCTTATCTTACAACTGGAACTTGAATTCATACAAAAAGGCAGCAAAATATCCCAGAACAAGGTAAAGAGTCAGAAGTATTATCATGCCCGGCTGAATTACCTTCAGGCACCCGTATTGGTCCAAACATCACTCATGAGCAGACTAACCGGTGAGGCAGGAATAGCAGGAGCTTACCTGGTTGCTTCATTGGAAGACACGGATGGAGGTGGTTTCCTTGAAGCCGACCCTCCTTTCGATCAGTTTGAACTATCCGGACTCCTCGGTTTGAATTACGAGCTAAGTGAACATTTCAATGCCAACGTCAGATTCAACTATTCTCTGTTACCTGTCAGGCCCCACCCGGCCGGCCAAACCCGGTGGCCTGATCTTGGCCAATACAACAATGCCATGCTGTTTTCGCTATACTACAGGATCGACTGA
- the folB gene encoding dihydroneopterin aldolase: MMGMIQLEDMEFYAFHGHFKEEQIVGNRFLVNLTLHTAMKKPAQSDDLNDAVNYQTAYEVIQQEMEKKSHLLEHIAGRILDALYHHFNTIEKATVKVSKMNPPMGGKMKCVSVTMEK, from the coding sequence ATTATGGGAATGATTCAGCTTGAAGATATGGAGTTTTACGCATTTCACGGTCATTTCAAAGAAGAGCAAATCGTAGGGAACCGTTTCCTGGTGAACCTGACCCTTCATACGGCCATGAAAAAACCCGCGCAGAGCGATGATTTAAATGATGCAGTCAACTATCAGACCGCCTATGAAGTCATTCAACAGGAAATGGAGAAAAAATCCCATTTGCTGGAGCATATTGCAGGTCGGATTCTGGATGCCCTTTATCATCATTTCAACACCATTGAAAAAGCCACAGTCAAAGTTTCAAAGATGAATCCGCCGATGGGAGGAAAAATGAAGTGTGTGAGTGTGACCATGGAGAAATAG